A genomic stretch from Streptomyces sp. QL37 includes:
- a CDS encoding glycoside hydrolase family 28 protein — protein MTGPTHAPGAAGVPRDPWREADAVVARVVPPRFPGRTFPVTSFGAIGDGRTDCTSALRRAVAACHSAGGGRVAVPPGVFLTGPVRLRSHVELHLEEGATLRFSQDPDRYLPPVLTRFQGVECYGYSPFVYARDERDIAVTGPGTLDGQADEEHWWPWSGQEEFGWRPGMRHQEEDWPDLWRQAEDGDPVEQRVYADGRYFRPNFIEFQRCHGVLIEGVTIVRSPMWEIHPVLCGNVTVQDVVIDSPGPNNDGIDPESCHDVVIRRCDITAGDDCIAIKSGREADGRRVATPSENIVIEDCVLRHRYGAVTLGSDMTGGIRNVYVRRCRVGGPGLYFGLYIKTNSVRGGFAENVHLADLTVTHLTKEFITCDFERGEGDAGAYPPRVRNVSVSRTTVERARRGVLARGYAHAPIRELRLEECHFVNLAEDDIVEHVDGYVREKVTGGSDGR, from the coding sequence TTGACGGGCCCGACGCACGCCCCCGGCGCGGCGGGGGTGCCCCGGGATCCTTGGCGCGAGGCCGACGCGGTCGTCGCCCGCGTCGTGCCGCCCCGGTTTCCCGGCCGTACCTTTCCGGTGACCTCGTTCGGAGCGATCGGCGACGGCCGGACCGACTGCACGTCGGCGCTCCGGCGCGCGGTGGCCGCCTGCCACTCGGCGGGGGGCGGGCGGGTCGCCGTTCCTCCGGGGGTCTTCCTCACCGGCCCCGTGCGGCTGCGCAGCCATGTCGAACTCCACCTGGAGGAGGGCGCCACGCTGCGCTTCAGCCAGGACCCGGATCGTTACCTGCCGCCGGTGCTCACCCGTTTCCAGGGCGTCGAGTGCTACGGCTACTCCCCGTTCGTCTACGCCCGGGACGAGCGTGACATCGCGGTCACGGGTCCCGGGACCCTGGACGGCCAGGCCGACGAGGAGCACTGGTGGCCGTGGTCGGGCCAGGAGGAGTTCGGCTGGCGGCCCGGTATGCGTCACCAGGAGGAGGACTGGCCGGACCTGTGGCGACAGGCCGAGGACGGTGATCCGGTCGAGCAGCGGGTGTACGCCGACGGGCGGTACTTCCGGCCGAACTTCATCGAGTTCCAGCGGTGCCACGGCGTCCTGATCGAGGGCGTGACGATCGTCCGGTCCCCCATGTGGGAGATCCACCCGGTGCTGTGCGGCAACGTCACCGTCCAGGACGTCGTCATCGACAGCCCCGGACCCAACAACGACGGCATCGACCCCGAGTCCTGCCACGACGTCGTGATCCGGCGCTGCGACATCACGGCGGGGGACGACTGCATCGCCATCAAGTCGGGCCGCGAGGCCGACGGGCGCCGCGTGGCGACGCCCAGCGAGAACATCGTGATCGAGGACTGCGTGCTGCGCCACCGCTACGGGGCGGTCACGCTGGGCAGTGACATGACCGGAGGCATCCGCAACGTGTACGTACGCCGCTGCCGCGTCGGCGGCCCCGGCCTCTACTTCGGCCTCTACATCAAGACGAACTCGGTACGCGGCGGCTTCGCCGAGAACGTCCATCTCGCGGATCTCACGGTCACGCACCTCACCAAGGAGTTCATCACCTGCGACTTCGAGCGGGGAGAGGGGGACGCGGGGGCGTACCCGCCTCGGGTACGGAACGTCAGCGTGAGCCGGACGACGGTTGAGCGGGCGCGCCGCGGTGTCCTGGCCCGCGGCTACGCGCACGCTCCCATCCGTGAACTGCGGCTGGAGGAATGCCACTTCGTGAATCTCGCGGAGGACGACATCGTCGAGCACGTGGACGGATACGTGAGGGAGAAGGTGACCGGTGGGTCCGACGGACGGTGA
- a CDS encoding acyltransferase: protein MGPTDGETRPGRYDYCPWEFWSRSDEEERAAQLSHQAALVRRSEADGGTAEFGDRVFVSPWAGVHTDSLRLGDRSYIGAHAVVTDEVVMGRNCTLNPFSTARGKVVMGDGVRVGAHTSLLGFNHGFAPHEPVHRQPLVSKGIVLGDDVWIGSHAVVVDGVTIGDHCVVGAGAVVTKDLPAWSVAAGSPARRLRDRRDTAPAGPRAPSVSGSPAGSLDARLERFARRAGEQAGEVLGRCRTDGSWTERPGAAPTVRAVCDAVEIADLLLGGPPPGEDRDALVERLRALQDPETGLVPEFGRPAPSLDDHSAMYHILCAGYALELLGSRFAHPVRAVTELPAERLVERLDGLPWRTEAWRSGNWVDGVATALHFASPAASPQTEALFGWLLTRADPRHGLWGAPDAKEGWRQPVNGFYRTSRGSFAQFGLPVPYPERTVDTVLAHSLDPAWFGPDRGTACDVLDVIHPLWLCARSTGHRLGEGRDWARGQLERVLTRWQDGAGFSFALEPGERPDRLAGLQGTEMWLAVTWLLADHLGAGEALGYRPRGVHRPEPARTGLG, encoded by the coding sequence GTGGGTCCGACGGACGGTGAGACGCGCCCCGGACGGTACGACTACTGCCCGTGGGAGTTCTGGAGCAGGAGCGACGAGGAGGAACGGGCCGCCCAGCTGTCCCACCAGGCGGCGCTCGTGCGGCGTTCCGAGGCGGACGGGGGCACGGCGGAGTTCGGTGACCGGGTGTTCGTGTCGCCGTGGGCGGGGGTTCACACCGACTCCCTGCGGCTCGGCGACCGCTCGTACATCGGGGCGCACGCCGTGGTCACCGACGAGGTCGTCATGGGTCGCAACTGCACGCTCAACCCGTTCTCCACGGCACGTGGCAAGGTCGTGATGGGGGACGGTGTACGGGTGGGGGCGCACACCTCGCTGCTCGGCTTCAACCACGGTTTCGCCCCGCACGAGCCGGTCCACCGACAGCCCCTCGTCTCGAAGGGCATCGTTCTCGGCGACGACGTCTGGATCGGCTCGCACGCCGTCGTCGTGGACGGGGTGACCATCGGCGACCACTGTGTCGTCGGGGCGGGCGCGGTCGTCACGAAGGACCTGCCGGCCTGGTCGGTGGCGGCGGGCAGCCCGGCGCGCCGGCTGCGCGACCGGCGGGACACCGCCCCGGCGGGCCCGCGTGCGCCGTCGGTGTCCGGGTCGCCGGCGGGCAGCCTGGACGCCCGGCTGGAACGCTTCGCGCGACGCGCCGGGGAGCAGGCGGGTGAGGTCCTGGGGCGCTGCCGTACGGACGGTTCCTGGACGGAACGTCCCGGGGCCGCGCCGACGGTGCGCGCCGTGTGCGACGCGGTGGAGATCGCGGACCTGCTGCTGGGCGGTCCCCCGCCCGGCGAGGACCGTGACGCGCTGGTGGAGCGGCTGCGTGCCCTCCAGGATCCGGAGACGGGTCTGGTGCCGGAGTTCGGGCGGCCCGCCCCGTCCCTCGACGACCACAGCGCGATGTACCACATCCTCTGCGCCGGCTACGCGCTCGAACTGCTCGGCTCGCGCTTCGCGCACCCTGTGCGGGCGGTCACCGAGCTGCCTGCGGAGCGGCTGGTGGAACGTCTGGACGGCCTGCCGTGGCGGACCGAGGCCTGGCGCAGCGGCAACTGGGTGGACGGTGTCGCCACCGCGTTGCACTTCGCCTCCCCCGCCGCCTCGCCGCAGACCGAGGCGCTGTTCGGCTGGCTGCTGACGCGGGCCGACCCCCGGCACGGTCTGTGGGGCGCCCCGGACGCGAAGGAGGGGTGGCGGCAGCCGGTGAACGGTTTCTACCGGACGTCGCGCGGGTCCTTCGCGCAGTTCGGGCTGCCCGTGCCGTATCCGGAGCGGACCGTGGACACCGTGCTCGCCCACAGCCTCGACCCGGCGTGGTTCGGCCCGGACCGCGGGACGGCGTGCGATGTCCTCGACGTCATCCATCCGCTGTGGCTCTGCGCCAGGAGCACGGGGCACCGGCTCGGCGAGGGCCGGGACTGGGCCCGGGGGCAGCTGGAGCGGGTTCTGACCCGGTGGCAGGACGGGGCCGGGTTCTCCTTCGCCCTGGAGCCCGGGGAGCGGCCGGACCGTCTCGCCGGACTCCAGGGGACGGAGATGTGGCTCGCGGTCACCTGGCTCCTCGCCGACCACCTCGGGGCCGGCGAGGCGCTCGGCTACCGCCCGAGGGGGGTGCACCGGCCCGAGCCGGCGCGCACGGGACTCGGCTGA
- a CDS encoding extracellular solute-binding protein — MTSQPQQSEQPPPSRRKFVGGAAAAVGAAALTGVTLGASAPAQARPATGRAAAASSAATCTVIPNKYGEPFEVCDDELFIFMANYKPFENPGFFDTVIGDAMRAAFPGVKIKAVAWDQPVRYEDLEKAGVVPDIILEDPRRRIDRDLEPLGWTRDLTEDLRTTGIDLGSLNPAAVATIKARSDGGMYGVPVFVDEYVMFHNKKIFDMKGLRTPANGVTYDEAFRLAKKLTFEKNLVAYKGYLQHPDLYLEFNQLGLYPFVPGPGGTPAPEDVKVNITSEGWQRLGSNLERFLLHPHNIFTTVDDYLLTGHVAMAVDSLWKLNAYALSPLYLQEDDAEEWRGLADGIELGITSVPVLGSGDNAVYQPNSIAAFLPPQSAKKAQALQVLKWLVSQEGQVELARHGMKPALRSRAVEAAFGTAIPELDGIDTSAVFWGDNAVLQNYENTEYWDLPMYSVFRQHVLQDGLRVSSALKVTETVDIPAYIKSQVAAGFDW, encoded by the coding sequence ATGACCTCACAACCGCAGCAGAGCGAACAGCCGCCGCCCAGCCGACGGAAGTTCGTCGGCGGTGCCGCCGCGGCGGTGGGCGCGGCCGCGCTCACCGGCGTCACACTCGGCGCGTCCGCTCCGGCTCAGGCTCGTCCGGCCACCGGGCGGGCAGCGGCGGCCTCTTCGGCCGCCACCTGCACCGTCATCCCGAACAAGTACGGCGAGCCGTTCGAAGTCTGCGACGACGAGCTGTTCATCTTCATGGCCAACTACAAGCCCTTCGAGAACCCGGGCTTCTTCGACACGGTCATCGGCGACGCGATGCGCGCGGCCTTCCCTGGGGTCAAGATCAAGGCGGTGGCCTGGGACCAGCCCGTGCGGTACGAGGACCTCGAGAAGGCCGGTGTCGTACCCGACATCATCCTCGAGGACCCCCGCCGGCGTATCGACCGCGACCTGGAACCGCTCGGCTGGACCCGCGATCTCACCGAGGACCTCCGCACCACCGGCATCGACCTCGGCTCGCTCAACCCGGCCGCGGTCGCCACGATCAAGGCCCGCTCGGACGGCGGGATGTACGGCGTTCCCGTGTTCGTGGACGAGTACGTCATGTTCCACAACAAGAAGATCTTCGACATGAAGGGACTGAGAACACCGGCCAACGGCGTCACCTACGACGAGGCGTTCCGCCTCGCCAAGAAGCTGACCTTCGAGAAGAACCTGGTGGCGTACAAGGGGTATCTCCAGCACCCGGACCTCTACCTGGAGTTCAACCAGCTGGGGCTGTACCCGTTCGTGCCGGGCCCGGGCGGGACGCCTGCGCCCGAGGACGTGAAGGTGAACATCACCTCGGAGGGCTGGCAGCGGCTCGGCAGCAACCTGGAGCGCTTCCTGCTCCACCCCCACAACATCTTCACCACGGTGGACGACTACCTGCTGACCGGCCATGTGGCCATGGCGGTCGACAGCCTCTGGAAGCTCAACGCCTACGCTCTCAGCCCTCTGTACCTCCAGGAGGACGACGCCGAGGAGTGGCGCGGGCTCGCCGACGGCATCGAACTGGGCATCACGTCCGTGCCGGTCCTCGGCAGCGGCGACAACGCGGTCTACCAGCCCAACAGCATCGCGGCGTTCCTGCCCCCGCAGTCGGCCAAGAAGGCCCAGGCCCTCCAGGTCCTCAAGTGGCTGGTGTCCCAGGAGGGGCAGGTCGAGCTGGCCCGGCACGGAATGAAGCCAGCGCTGCGCTCGCGCGCCGTCGAGGCGGCCTTCGGGACAGCGATCCCCGAGCTCGACGGGATCGACACCTCGGCGGTCTTCTGGGGGGACAACGCCGTCCTGCAGAACTACGAGAACACCGAGTACTGGGACCTGCCCATGTACTCGGTGTTCCGGCAGCACGTCCTCCAGGACGGTCTGAGGGTCTCCTCGGCACTGAAGGTCACCGAGACGGTCGACATCCCCGCCTACATCAAGTCGCAGGTGGCGGCCGGCTTCGACTGGTGA
- a CDS encoding DUF5605 domain-containing protein, with the protein MTTHPATPYTDHGPVRVHGTRFRHADGTAFHPWTTSVPQAGDDTLRALAASPFNRVRILDASLPLDRLDHQVGALGALGVQAEVRLHGRDVPETVTRLAGRSNVWWCAPPDPEVQTDIQEHDHGHHPLTVHGAPDTDFGAPWLTHASVAHPQTRAVSGLVQDLCKPVVVDDCGAEGDDPEDPEQALPGHELLCRIWEAVCRGGYGSHAESWGPAPWSAGGGRLSGTAVERVAFLRTVLDEAPAGLGHTPETHDASTLEAPGEYVLQYLGPHRYPRRPFVLPGGRWSVEILDTWNMTVRSLDDAGGGEVTVELPAEPYLAVRLRRR; encoded by the coding sequence ATGACCACTCACCCGGCGACCCCGTACACCGACCACGGCCCCGTGCGGGTGCACGGCACCCGCTTCCGGCACGCCGACGGCACTGCCTTCCACCCCTGGACCACCAGCGTCCCGCAGGCAGGCGACGACACCCTGCGCGCGCTGGCGGCGTCCCCCTTCAACAGGGTGCGTATCCTCGACGCCTCCCTTCCCCTGGACCGCCTCGACCACCAGGTCGGAGCGCTCGGGGCGCTGGGCGTCCAGGCGGAGGTCCGGCTGCACGGACGCGACGTCCCGGAGACCGTCACGCGCCTCGCCGGCCGGTCCAACGTGTGGTGGTGCGCGCCGCCCGACCCAGAAGTGCAGACCGACATCCAGGAACACGACCACGGCCATCACCCGCTCACCGTGCACGGCGCCCCGGACACCGACTTCGGCGCTCCCTGGCTCACGCACGCCTCCGTGGCGCACCCGCAGACGCGGGCCGTGTCCGGACTGGTCCAAGACCTGTGCAAGCCGGTCGTCGTCGACGACTGCGGGGCCGAGGGGGACGACCCCGAGGACCCGGAACAGGCCCTGCCCGGTCACGAGTTGCTGTGCAGAATCTGGGAGGCGGTGTGCCGCGGCGGCTACGGCTCGCACGCCGAGTCGTGGGGGCCGGCGCCGTGGAGCGCGGGCGGTGGGCGGCTCAGCGGTACCGCCGTCGAACGCGTCGCCTTCCTGCGGACGGTGCTCGACGAGGCACCCGCCGGTCTCGGCCACACACCCGAGACGCACGACGCCTCGACACTGGAGGCGCCGGGCGAATACGTCCTGCAGTATCTCGGCCCGCACCGCTATCCCCGTCGGCCCTTCGTGCTGCCCGGGGGCCGGTGGAGCGTGGAGATCCTGGACACCTGGAACATGACGGTCCGGTCCCTGGACGACGCCGGCGGTGGCGAGGTGACGGTCGAGCTGCCTGCGGAGCCGTATCTCGCGGTACGGCTCCGCAGGCGGTGA
- a CDS encoding DUF5060 domain-containing protein produces MTAGGTVERWGTFELTLDGPSEGNPYQDVAFGADFRHGHRVVRVDGFYDGDGAHRVRFMPDREGPWTYTTRSSAPALDGSEGGFICTPAGPGNHGPVRVAGPRTFRYADGTPYLPFGTTCYHWTHDEDDKAEEQTLRTLAASPFNKVRMCLLPTRDMNPPRLVFPGTVPGPPTPGRLDRTRFDPAFFDRFERRVRDLRDLGVEADVIILHPYDKGHWGVDDMSRDEDLFLVRHVVARLAAYRNVWWSVANEYDFNTAKTVEDWDRIGQYVQRSDPYQHLRSIHNGTRMYEYERIYDFRTAWTTHQSIQHWDARFARDWLERVPKPVVIDEIGYEGILGRRWGNLSGRVLLRQFWHGMTAGAYVGHGECFPEQDPDDWAWISRGGRLHGEIPSRIAFLRRLWEESAEDEFVYFGDRRHRHRDVTLPGDGGPWAVDLIDTWDMTVTPLPGGPHGGTLRVPLDHRPDLALRIRKAT; encoded by the coding sequence ATGACAGCCGGCGGGACGGTGGAGCGGTGGGGCACGTTCGAACTGACGCTGGACGGCCCGTCCGAGGGCAACCCCTACCAGGACGTCGCGTTCGGAGCCGACTTCCGGCACGGCCACCGGGTGGTGCGCGTCGACGGGTTCTACGACGGCGACGGAGCCCACCGGGTGCGGTTCATGCCGGACCGCGAGGGCCCGTGGACGTACACGACGCGCTCCTCGGCCCCCGCCCTGGACGGCTCCGAGGGCGGGTTCATCTGCACACCGGCCGGCCCCGGCAACCACGGCCCGGTCCGTGTGGCGGGGCCGCGCACCTTCAGGTACGCGGACGGCACGCCGTACCTGCCCTTCGGCACCACCTGCTACCACTGGACCCACGACGAGGACGACAAGGCGGAGGAGCAGACGCTGCGCACCCTCGCCGCGTCCCCGTTCAACAAGGTCCGCATGTGCCTGCTGCCGACCCGTGACATGAACCCGCCCCGACTCGTGTTCCCGGGCACCGTCCCGGGGCCGCCCACGCCCGGGCGGCTCGACAGGACCCGCTTCGACCCGGCCTTCTTCGACCGTTTCGAGCGCAGGGTGCGGGACCTGCGGGACCTGGGCGTCGAGGCGGACGTGATCATCCTCCACCCGTACGACAAGGGGCACTGGGGCGTCGACGACATGAGCCGGGACGAGGACCTGTTCCTCGTCCGCCACGTCGTCGCACGCCTCGCCGCGTACCGCAACGTGTGGTGGTCGGTCGCCAACGAGTACGACTTCAACACCGCGAAGACCGTGGAGGACTGGGACCGCATCGGGCAGTACGTCCAGCGTTCCGACCCCTACCAGCACCTCAGGTCCATCCACAACGGCACCCGGATGTACGAGTACGAGCGGATCTACGACTTCCGCACCGCCTGGACGACCCACCAGTCGATCCAGCACTGGGACGCGAGATTCGCCCGGGACTGGCTGGAGCGGGTACCCAAACCGGTGGTGATCGACGAGATCGGTTACGAGGGGATCCTCGGCCGCCGCTGGGGCAACCTGTCGGGAAGGGTGCTGCTGCGGCAGTTCTGGCACGGCATGACCGCCGGCGCCTACGTCGGTCATGGCGAGTGCTTCCCGGAGCAGGACCCGGACGACTGGGCCTGGATCTCCCGGGGCGGCAGGCTGCACGGCGAGATCCCGTCCCGCATCGCGTTCCTGCGGCGGCTGTGGGAGGAGTCCGCCGAGGACGAGTTCGTCTACTTCGGTGACCGGCGCCACCGCCACCGCGACGTGACGCTGCCCGGGGACGGCGGCCCGTGGGCCGTGGACCTGATCGACACCTGGGACATGACGGTGACCCCGCTGCCCGGCGGGCCGCACGGCGGCACGCTGCGCGTGCCGCTGGATCACCGGCCGGACCTGGCACTCCGCATCCGGAAGGCGACATGA
- a CDS encoding sialidase family protein — protein MTETEQGSRPERDPRFDGVLRPRAGDPAVREALLPAPHPGDSHAASLLELDDGDVLCAWFNGPDEGDRDTNVVLSRLPLGGDRWTDAMGLSADPDRSEQNPVLAQRPDGTVWLFHPSNEPHDQKTAHLVARVSHDRGRTWDPPHTAHGGPGVYVRNPPLDPGDGTWLLPAYRCAREGEHSTVLISEDEGAGWKEYDVAGTDHLVQLSVVRRVDGSLFGLLRSRAADRIHSVTSTDAGRTWSRAVPTELPNNNSGVQLTRLSSGALALVYNHASLERGEFRWVGEGAGRRRKALRTPLTVALSDDDGRTWPWRRDLQTADEEYWDTEYGYSYPCVMQGRDGLLHIAYSYLRKTIKHVTVTEEWVREGGS, from the coding sequence ATGACGGAGACGGAACAGGGGAGCCGGCCGGAGCGCGACCCGAGATTCGACGGCGTGCTGCGCCCGCGGGCAGGCGACCCCGCCGTCCGGGAGGCGCTGCTGCCGGCCCCGCATCCGGGCGACAGCCACGCCGCGAGTCTCCTCGAGCTCGACGACGGCGACGTGCTGTGCGCCTGGTTCAACGGCCCGGACGAGGGCGACCGGGACACCAACGTCGTACTCTCCCGGCTGCCGCTGGGCGGGGACCGCTGGACCGACGCCATGGGGCTGTCCGCCGACCCGGACCGCTCCGAACAGAATCCCGTCCTCGCCCAGCGGCCCGACGGAACGGTGTGGCTCTTCCACCCTTCGAACGAACCGCACGACCAGAAGACCGCGCACCTGGTCGCCCGCGTCTCGCACGACCGCGGCCGCACCTGGGACCCCCCGCACACCGCCCACGGGGGGCCCGGAGTCTACGTGCGCAACCCCCCGCTGGATCCCGGCGACGGCACCTGGCTGCTGCCCGCCTACCGCTGCGCCCGCGAGGGTGAGCACAGCACCGTCCTGATCAGCGAGGACGAGGGAGCCGGCTGGAAGGAGTACGACGTCGCCGGGACCGACCACCTGGTCCAGCTGAGCGTCGTCCGCCGCGTCGACGGATCACTGTTCGGCCTGCTGCGAAGCCGTGCGGCCGACCGCATCCACTCCGTCACCTCCACCGACGCGGGCCGCACCTGGAGCCGCGCGGTGCCCACCGAGCTGCCGAACAACAACTCGGGGGTCCAGCTCACCCGGCTCAGCAGCGGCGCGCTGGCCCTGGTCTACAACCACGCGAGTCTGGAACGCGGCGAGTTCCGCTGGGTGGGGGAGGGCGCGGGCCGCCGCAGGAAGGCGCTGCGCACCCCGCTCACGGTGGCCCTGTCCGACGACGACGGACGCACCTGGCCCTGGCGCCGCGACCTGCAGACCGCCGACGAGGAGTACTGGGACACCGAGTACGGCTACTCCTACCCGTGCGTCATGCAGGGCCGCGACGGCCTGCTGCACATCGCCTACTCCTACCTCCGCAAGACGATCAAGCACGTGACGGTGACCGAGGAGTGGGTCAGGGAGGGCGGCTCATGA
- a CDS encoding ATP-binding cassette domain-containing protein, with protein MTAPSFEAAATEAANAPLLRTRALTKHFPIRRGLLGRTVGQVRAVDGVDLTVPAGRTVALVGESGCGKSTLGRCLMRVFEPTSGEISYRRTDGTVVDLAQLDERALKPYRSEIRLVFQDPFASLNPRMTLLQIIGEPLRVNLGLGRGETEERVAELLRRVGLRPEYLRRYPNAFSGGQRQRVGIARALALAPRLVVADEAVSALDVSVRAQILNLLKDLQDESDLTYLFISHDLGVVEYMADEIAVMYVGRVAETGATADLYGRPLHPYTEALLSAVPDPDPGARRRERVVLRGEVADASNVPPGCPFNPRCFYARDRCRTEVPALREIAPGRTAACHYAGELDLKGVGA; from the coding sequence ATGACCGCACCGTCCTTCGAGGCCGCGGCGACGGAGGCAGCGAACGCCCCCCTGCTCCGGACGCGCGCACTCACCAAGCACTTCCCCATCCGGCGCGGGCTGCTGGGACGCACCGTCGGCCAGGTGCGCGCGGTGGACGGCGTGGATCTGACCGTGCCGGCCGGACGCACCGTGGCCCTGGTCGGCGAATCCGGCTGCGGCAAGAGCACCCTGGGCCGGTGCCTGATGAGGGTGTTCGAGCCCACCTCCGGCGAGATCTCCTACCGCCGCACGGACGGCACGGTGGTCGACCTCGCCCAGCTCGACGAGCGGGCCCTCAAGCCCTACCGCAGCGAGATCCGTCTCGTCTTCCAGGACCCGTTCGCCTCACTCAACCCCCGCATGACCCTGCTCCAGATCATCGGTGAGCCCCTCCGCGTCAACCTGGGCCTCGGCCGCGGCGAGACCGAGGAACGCGTCGCGGAACTGCTGCGCCGCGTCGGGCTGCGCCCCGAATACCTGCGGCGCTACCCCAACGCCTTCAGCGGCGGCCAGCGCCAGCGCGTCGGGATAGCACGCGCCCTGGCTCTCGCGCCGCGCCTCGTCGTCGCGGACGAGGCGGTCAGCGCGCTCGACGTGTCGGTGCGTGCCCAGATCCTCAACCTGCTGAAGGATCTCCAGGACGAGTCCGACCTGACGTACCTGTTCATCTCGCACGACCTGGGCGTCGTGGAGTACATGGCCGACGAGATCGCGGTGATGTACGTGGGCAGGGTCGCGGAGACCGGTGCGACCGCCGACCTGTACGGCCGGCCGCTGCACCCGTACACCGAGGCCCTGCTGTCCGCGGTGCCCGACCCCGACCCGGGGGCGCGCCGCCGGGAGCGCGTCGTGCTGCGCGGCGAGGTGGCCGACGCGTCGAACGTGCCACCGGGCTGCCCGTTCAACCCGCGCTGCTTCTACGCGCGCGACCGCTGCCGTACGGAGGTCCCGGCGCTGCGGGAGATCGCTCCCGGCCGGACGGCGGCCTGCCACTACGCCGGAGAGCTGGACCTGAAGGGAGTCGGAGCATGA
- a CDS encoding ABC transporter ATP-binding protein produces the protein MPATEASREQELTRPPRNILEVEGLHTRFELEDGVVHAVSGVDLTIGHGEVLAVVGESGCGKSVMARSVLRLVDRPGRITAGQIRVITDEGTAEMVTADPATVREVRGKRVAMVFQEPMSSMSPMHTLGNQIGEAIRLHEPVTKAEARTRAVELLGRVGIPAPERRVDEYPFQMSGGMLQRVMIAMALSCGPQLLIADEPTTALDVTTQAQILDLLRSLQRETGMSVMLITHDLGVAAQMADRVAVMYLGTVVEEGRVEDVFRAPRHPYTKALLRSVPKLGSGSRERLRPVRGMVPHSYRRPPGCPFHPRCDEFMAGRCDVTVPRPVPDPGRAGAVSCLLYEETTT, from the coding sequence ATGCCCGCAACGGAAGCATCGCGGGAGCAGGAGCTGACGCGACCGCCGCGGAACATCCTCGAAGTCGAGGGCCTGCACACCCGGTTCGAGCTCGAGGACGGCGTGGTCCACGCGGTCAGCGGGGTCGACCTCACCATCGGGCACGGCGAAGTACTCGCCGTCGTGGGGGAGTCGGGCTGCGGCAAGAGCGTCATGGCCCGCTCGGTCCTGCGCCTGGTCGACCGGCCCGGCCGGATCACCGCAGGGCAGATCCGGGTCATCACCGACGAGGGCACGGCCGAGATGGTCACGGCCGATCCGGCCACGGTGCGGGAGGTTCGCGGCAAGCGCGTGGCCATGGTCTTCCAGGAGCCCATGTCCTCGATGAGCCCCATGCACACGCTCGGCAACCAGATCGGCGAGGCGATCCGGCTGCACGAGCCCGTGACCAAGGCCGAGGCACGTACCCGCGCCGTGGAGCTCCTCGGCCGCGTCGGCATCCCCGCCCCCGAGCGGCGCGTCGACGAGTACCCGTTCCAGATGAGCGGAGGCATGCTGCAACGCGTCATGATCGCCATGGCGCTCTCCTGCGGACCGCAACTGCTCATCGCCGACGAACCGACGACGGCCCTCGACGTCACCACCCAGGCCCAGATCCTCGATCTGCTGCGCTCCCTCCAACGGGAGACCGGGATGTCGGTCATGCTCATCACCCACGACCTCGGGGTCGCCGCCCAGATGGCCGACCGCGTCGCCGTGATGTACCTGGGGACGGTGGTCGAGGAAGGACGCGTCGAAGACGTCTTCCGGGCACCGCGCCATCCGTACACCAAGGCGCTCCTACGGTCCGTGCCCAAGCTGGGCTCCGGATCGCGCGAGCGTCTGCGCCCCGTGCGCGGCATGGTCCCGCACTCCTACCGGCGACCGCCGGGCTGCCCCTTCCACCCGCGCTGCGACGAGTTCATGGCCGGCCGTTGCGACGTGACGGTGCCGCGGCCGGTACCGGATCCCGGACGGGCCGGCGCAGTGAGCTGCCTGTTGTACGAGGAGACCACCACATGA